The Cyprinus carpio isolate SPL01 chromosome A5, ASM1834038v1, whole genome shotgun sequence genome has a segment encoding these proteins:
- the LOC109063267 gene encoding centriolin isoform X3: MKRGGNMPKRSPTAGSKCSKNLQSKTVSPNTISWSETEDGGRDDPSDEDKRQYKGTRYITEDLIRRLTKCENLVLVRTLNLSTSMASDKQFRYIENLDKCERLQVLNLSNNRIERIEKLEKLCQLRELHLSRNRIQKIEGLEHMTNLQVVNLAFNQIEHLPVWMAKKLRSLHTINLQSNKIFSLHEITKLKPLKNLTCLTLAENPISSLPHYHLFLIFHLRSLEILDGQPISPQERERAHQRFHMEEVERLEQELELRAEDIAQLQRERTTALEELERQETLNQNLRQQHQEQQRSREELRRELDTNSELLKQKTVELTRACQKHYELEQELAFHKIDAKFEPLPFYPDPEVEVEKFSSESPYIGKSRQKRNITFPLETNSMGTQDQKKASSVDPTETDGPGEHDMSRHAQLRAEERLQQLHKEIEAKEQQILKASEELRQLEETVSQRRICEAEKEQLRQELQRRIQRLGEMRGEMEAMEKQLDRLNAERIQAQDEMDQLQNLLHSLDPSDPRHAHVKAQLSKKTQLLAIMSRKHQELESRLDEMITRIHKETQEIKELEQQLTDGQIAANEALKRDLEGIISGLQEYLQGVKDQARRAQLDCRRLQREKDALQRFLCEKELQCTQLEKEALSAKSAQEELQCQQQVLEDLRKENEELKQAQGQVSEYEAELETQLQERDSEATQLKEELGRLRRLSQMEHSALQAELQKERQAKENALAQLQMAADRELENTELLQQVNALQEERDSLKEKVDALQDDLEQVREELLCPESVNKHLEKLRRGIATGQEELSFEDLGEPMNKKFIELQQEVHRVVSAAQRDRDEAQSCQDRLAGEMSSLKERLRKCQERYQSQQAAERRGEEAELHRLRKELEDSQEQQYLMLQRLEETEMDRDRLLAELEEQDTQVKAEESQTQEQLESLSLELQALRRSFSSTDRMAAQQLTVAKDKLHSLHSTIEKIHQERAANAVELQSTKIQAAQAIQDLANAEAEIEVLQKHLRDRVRETEGNLHSVPISSIQQQELDRLNQTLKRQQAQTKRLRDQLAQAKAANNGNLEELLEEIGALRETLLQQNNFLSSLGDPLPNTGCWHYVPSNQNAPSFGSQGTQDSGLGSVHPQSPERGQRSGHRANRERRPPVNRGYWVYSPHPHPHGKRDAQMFRDSGRESDIEGVSGTRFMPPSVSAGFTLPDGTAFPPGSFIYSHSVPGLPIGSSTVLYGPPHDGARVVYGPPPSNLTIPLVPSGTLHCNVPGHQDLERDLKNAEHRLREECADRTHSEKEQQALQDKTTDLKQEIKHLRRTVHTLQRHASGLESSLSHAEEEHCILGEVECVEKTLLKRRAELREADRLLLEAKTELKDTGAKTKESVKRYNEARRRLEETERELVEMEQRAQDSATQLVQTKQQLRNLQEEVEELQKRKQDQEHTLHEVEEVLACQDAKFQELNRKMERATLRLETAEKELRKTQSLEVKLLQSCRETEDCLTQRKTELDEVNAQVVLQQEELSLLDRKMEQWRKEEEVMRVSVEKHRQGLLDVLRQGEEDAQLLHQRIQELHVDVQSLAVQKGELDSQLSERKTRLAQYKKEQQKEEESLQNIHSAIKKHKAELKHVLEMVQLESGELEGVKLQHNQKLDQLEKSQETLLQVRGELQRVQQELQEQRGEAESQMNLLEKERAELHSLQQKSLDLQQQTDTAVQERSSLQEQCRNLEARRTHAQRCLEATETRARAAETELLRLQTELDKLQQDQKRAHDLHQEISRDTAALQQQHEEESSRLKKQLVESQTQLDEIREEVKAARRQREELVKQQKEQKAELQEKEEKIRRRQQKLDRLGQQLQELKAEVVMKQTRLEEQEKLVRVQQQESTDLELQHRLRQKKLQSQLQAVESALALRLEQMDQATAAEMDLQRERKQCTALQEQVDKLEQDVCEWDSRLQHAVGETSHLQEAPVSDRTSAEGRQEAQSNHTHTNRQKLQGVEKERVRLQRDLLTVEKAAQETHKQARTLQEQLRTISQELLCLKDKLQSQEEGNTRLCEIKDSVRSVRSQVKVEHDSGLKELESPSSASSDTDSMKENHSSVTLSVGNPAYNTKDEQWRGEALRERLRQQEDHLKVQLRRRMFSQQEALSQRRLQTEGSIQGLRRHVDKLDQLLSNSSKDSYYLSDYEALPKHQKQYSTEPH, encoded by the exons ATGAAAAGAGGTGGTAATATGCCCAAACGGTCACCAACAGCGGGATCCAAATGTTCCAAGAACCTCCAGAGCAAAACGGTGTCCCCAAACACCATCTCATGGTCGGAGACTGAGGATGGAGGTCGAGATGATCCCAGTGATGAGG acaaaagacaatataagGGGACGAGATACATCACAGAAGACCTGATCAGGAGGTTGACTAAATGTGAAAATTTAGTCCTTGTGCGGACCCTGAATTTGTCTACATCTATGGCAAGTGACAAACAATTTAGG tacaTTGAAAATTTGGATAAGTGTGAGCGCTTGCAGGTTCTCAACCTCAGTAACAACAGGATTGAGAGAATTGAAAAACTAGAGAAACTGTGTCAATTACGGGAACTCCACCTTTCAAGGAACAGGATACA AAAAATTGAAGGTTTGGAACACATGACAAATCTTCAGGTTGTGAATTTGGCCTTCAACCAAATTGAACATCTTCCAGTTTGGATGGCAAAGAAGCTCAGATCTCTTCATACTATAAATCTACAGAGCAACAAGATATTCTCA CTTCATGAGATAACTAAACTGAAGCCCCTGAAGAACCTGACATGTCTGACATTAGCAGAAAACCCCATCTCCAGCCTGCCCCATTATCACCTCTTCCTAATCTTCCATCTGAGGTCACTGGAAATATTGGATGGACAACCAATCAGTCCGcaggagagagagcgagcgcATCAGCGCTTTCACATGG AGGAAGTGGAGCGTTTGGAGCAAGAGCTGGAGTTGAGAGCTGAAGACATTGCACAGCTTCAGAGAGAGCGGACCACAGCACTGGAAGAGCTAGAGCGGCAGGAAACGCTCAATCAGAACCTGAGGCAACAGCATCAGGAGCAACAGCGGAGTCGTGAGGAACTCCGGAGAGAACTGGACACCAATTCTGAACTG CTGAAGCAAAAAACAGTGGAGTTGACCCGGGCCTGTCAGAAACACTATGAGCTTGAGCAGGAGTTGGCTTTTCACAAAATTGATGCCAAGTTTGAACCTCTTCCATTTTATCCAGATCCT GAGGTGGAGGTAGAGAAATTTTCTAGCGAGAGTCCATACATAGGAAAGTCTCGTCAGAAAAGGAACATCACATTCCCCTTGGAGACGAATAGCATGGGTACACAAGACCAGAAGAAGGCCTCCTCAGTAGACCCGACTGAGACAGACGGCCCAGGAGAACATGACATGTCCAGACATGCTCAGCTTAGAG ctgAGGAACGATTACAGCAGTTACATAAAGAAATTGAGGCAAAAGAACAGCAGATCCTTAAAGCCAGTGAAGAGCTCCGGCAGCTAGAGGAGACAGTTTCTCAGAGACGG ATCTGTGAGGCTGAGAAGGAGCAGCTCAGGCAGGAGCTTCAGAGGAGGATCCAGAGGCTGGGAGAGATGAGAGGGGAGATGGAGGCTATGGAGAAGCAGCTGGACAGGCTGAATGCTGAGAGGATTCAAGCTCAGGATGAAATGGACCAGCTACAAAATCTACTGCACAGCCTGGATCCCAGTGACCCCAGACAT GCCCATGTGAAGGCTCAGTTGTCCAAGAAGACGCAGCTGCTGGCCATCATGAGCAGAAAGCACCAGGAACTGGAGAGCAGGCTGGATGAGATGATCACACGCATCCACAAGGAGACACAGGAGATCAAAGAATTAGAGCAACAACTTACTGATG GTCAGATCGCTGCTAATGAAGCACTCAAGCGTGACCTGGAGGGCATCATCTCAGGTCTCCAGGAGTATCTGCAGGGCGTGAAGGACCAAGCACGAAGAGCCCAGTTAGATTGCAGACgtctgcagagagagaaagacgctCTGCAGCGCTTCCTGTGTGAGAAGGAGCTGCAGTGCACACAGCTGGAGAAAGAAGCACTGAGTGCTAAAAGTGCACAGGAGG AGCTTCAGTGTCAACAGCAGGTGTTGGAGGATCTGAGGAAGGAGAATGAAGAGCTGAAGCAGGCTCAGGGGCAGGTCAGTGAATATGAGGCAGAGCTGGAGACGCAACTGCAGGAGAGAGATTCTGAGGCCACACAACTAAAGGAGGAGCTGGGCAGACTGCGTCGACTCAGTCAA atggagCACTCTGCACTGCAGGCGGAGCTGCAGAAAGAAAGACAGGCAAAAGAGAATGCTTTGGCACAGCTGCAGATGGCTGCCGACAGAGAGCTTGAGAACACAGAGCTTCTGCAACAAGTCAACGCTCTTCAG GAGGAAAGAGACAGTCTTAAGGAGAAGGTGGATGCTCTTCAGGATGATTTGGAGCAGGTTAGGGAGGAGCTTCTTTGCCCAGAAAGTGTGAATAAACATTTAGAAAAGCTGAGAAGAGGCATAGCTACAGGACAAGAGGAACTAAG CTTTGAAGACCTTGGGGAACCAATGAACAAGAAATTCATAGAGCTACAACAGGAGGTGCATCGTGTGGTATCTGCTGCTCAGAGAGATAGAGACGAGGCCCAGAGTTGTCAGGACAGACTTGCTGGAGAGATGAGTTCACTCAAAGAGAGACTCAGGAAGTGCCAAGAAAGATACCAGTCTCAG CAGGCAGCAGAGAGAAGGGGTGAGGAGGCGGAGCTCCATAGATTGAGGAAGGAGCTGGAAGATTCTCAAGAGCAGCAGTATTTGATGCTGCAGCGTTTAGAGGAGACAGAAATGGACAGGGACCGTCTTCTTGCTGAATTAGAAGAACAAGATACACAG GTGAAAGCTGAGGAGAGTCAGACTCAGGAGCAGCTAGAATCTCTCAGTCTGGAGTTGCAGGCGCTCAGGAGATCATTTTCCTCTACTGACAGAATGGCTGCCCAACAACTGACAGTAGCGAAGGACAAACTTCACTCTCTTCATAGCACTATAGAGAAAATACATCAGGAGAGAGCAGCG aaTGCAGTGGAGTTACAGAGCACCAAGATTCAGGCTGCCCAGGCCATTCAGGACTTGGCTAATGCTGAAGCAGAAATTGAGGTTCTCCAGAAGCATTTGAGAGATAGG GTTCGTGAGACAGAAGGGAATCTCCACAGTGTCCCAATCTCTAGTATTCAACAGCAAGAATTGGACAGATTAAACCAAACCTTGAAAAGACAACAGGCCCAAACCAAACGTCTCAGAGATCAACTAGCACAAGCCAAAGCAG CTAACAACGGAAATCTAGAAGAGCTTCTGGAAGAGATTGGAGCACTGAGGGAGACTCTCCTACAGCAGAATAACTTCCTGTCCAGTTTAGGAGATCCCCTGCCAAACACAGGATGTTGGCACTATGTACCATCAAATCAAAAT GCCCCTAGTTTTGGATCTCAGGGCACACAAGACTCAGGACTGGGCTCTGTGCACCCACAGTCCCCTGAGAGAGGCCAGCGGTCCGGCCACAGAGCAAACAGGGAGAGAAGACCTCCTGTTAATCGAGGATACTGGGTCTATTCACCCCATCCGCACCCTCATGGAAAGAGAG ATGCACAGATGTTCAGAGACAGTGGAAGAGAGAGCGATATAGAGGGCGTGTCTGGAACACGCTTCATGCCTCCATCAGTCTCTGCTGGATTTACTCTACCTGATGGTACTGCTTTTCCTCCTGGATCATTTATCTACAGTCACTCTGTGCCTGGCCTTCCCATTGGCTCAAGTACAGTCCTCTATGGGCCGCCACATGATGGAGCCAGGGTGGTGTATGGACCTCCTCCCAGCAATCTTACTATTCCTCTGGTGCCCAGTGGGACGCTGCACTGTAACGTGCCTGGACATCAGGACTTG gagCGAGATCTGAAGAATGCAGAGCATAGGCTGAGAGAGGAGTGTGCTGATAGAACTCACAGTGAGAAAGAACAGCAAGCACTTCAGGACAAAACAACAGACTTAAAGCAGGAAATCAAACATCTGCGCAGGACTGTCCACACACTGCAGCGCCACGC GAGTGGACTGGAAAGCTCCTTATCACATGCAGAGGAGGAGCACTGTATCCTGGGAGAGGTGGAGTGTGTGGAGAAAACCCTGCTGAAGCGCAGAGCAGAGCTCAGAGAGGCCGACAGACTGCTACTAGAGGCTAAGACAGAGCTCAAAGACACTGGAGCCAAG aCTAAAGAGAGCGTGAAGCGCTACAATGAGGCCAGGAGGCGATTGGAAGAGACAGAACGAGAGCTGGTGGAGATGGAACAGAGAGCTCAAGACAGTGCCACACAGCTGGTGCAAACCAAACAACAGCTCAG GAATCTTCAAGAGGAGGTTGAGGAGCTGCAGAAAAGAAAACAGGACCAAGAACACACTCTACATGAAGTAGAGGAGGTCCTCGCATGTCAAGATGCAAAGTTTCAAGAACTCAACAGAAAGATGGAGAGAGCAACTCTCAG ACTGGAAACTGCTGAGAAAGAGCTCAGAAAGACCCAGAGCCTGGAGGTGAAGCTCTTGCAGAGCTGCAGAGAGACAGAAGACTGTCTGACACAACGCAAAACAGAACTGGACGAAGTCAACGCTCAG GTGGTGTTGCAGCAGGAGGAGCTGTCTTTGCTGGACAGGAAGATGGAGCAGTGGAGAAAGGAAGAGGAAGTGATGAGAGTTAGTGTGGAGAAACACAGGCAGGGCCTGTTGGATGTGCTCAGACAGGGAGAGGAGGATGCCCAACTATTACACCAGCGCATTCAG GAGCTTCATGTGGATGTGCAGTCTCTGGCTGTGCAGAAGGGAGAGCTGGACTCTCAGCTGTCCGAGAGGAAAACCAGACTGGCACAGTATAAGAAAGAGCAGCAGAAGGAGGAGGAAAGCCTGCAGAACATCCATTCAGCCATCAAAAAACATAAAGCAG AGCTGAAGCATGTGTTGGAAATGGTCCAGTTGGAGAGTGGGGAATTAGAGGGTGTGAAGCTTCAGCATAACCAGAAACTGGACCAGCTAGAGAAGAGCCAGGAAACTCTGCTGCAG GTGCGTGGGGAACTGCAGCGTGTGCAGCAGGAGCTACAGGAGCAGCGTGGGGAGGCTGAGAGTCAGATGAACCtgctggagaaagagagagccGAGCTGCACTCCCTCCAACAGAAGAGCCTCGATCTGCAGcagcaaacagacacagcagTCCAAGAGAGGAGCAGCCTGCAGGAACAGTGTAGAAACCTGGAGGCCAGACGGACACACGCTCAGAG GTGTTTGGAAGCAACGGAGACGAGGGCGAGGGCGGCAGAAACAGAGCTGCTTAGACTACAGACTGAGCTGGACAAACTACAACAGGACCAGAAACGCGCACACGACCTGCATCAGGAGATCAGCAGAGACACAGCAGCCTTGCAGCAGCAGCATGAGG AGGAGTCGAGCAGATTGAAGAAACAGCTGGTGGAATCCCAAACTCAGTTAGATGAGATCAGAGAG GAGGTGAAGGCTGCAAGAAGACAGCGGGAAGAGCTTGTGAAGCAACAGAAGGAGCAAAAGGCCGAACTGcaggagaaagaggagaagatCAGGAGGAGACAACAGAAGCTGGACAGACTGGGCCAACAGCTGCAGGAGCTCAAGGCAGAAGTGGTTATGAAACAGACAAGGCTTGAAGAACAAGAAAAG CTGGTGAGGGTGCAGCAGCAGGAGAGCACTGATCTGGAGCTGCAGCACAGGCTGAGGCAGAAGAAGTTGCAGTCCCAGCTGCAGGCAGTAGAGAGCGCTCTGGCCCTTAGGCTGGAGCAGATGGACCAGGCCACAGCTGCAGAAATGGACCTGCAGAGGGAGCGCAAACAGTGCACTGCATTACAAGAGCAGGTGGATAAACTAG agCAGGATGTGTGTGAGTGGGACTCCAGACTCCAGCATGCTGTTGGGGAGACCAGTCACCTGCAAGAGGCTCCGGTCTCTGACAGGACCAGCGCTGAGGGACGTCAGGAGGCCCAAAGcaaccacacccacacaaacaggCAAAAACTGCAGGGAGTGGAAAAG GAGCGTGTACGTCTCCAAAGGGACCTGCTGACTGTGGAAAAAGCTGCTCAAGAAACCCATAAACAAGCCAGAACGCTGCAGGAACAGCTCAGAACCATTTCCCAAGAGCTGCTCTGCCTCAAAGACAAG CTCCAGAGCCAAGAGGAGGGCAACACTCGGCTGTGTGAGATCAAGGACAGTGTGCGCTCTGTGAGGTCACAGGTCAAAGTGGAGCATGACAGTGGGCTGAAGGAGCTAGAGTCGCCCTCCAGTGCCTCCTCAGACACAGACAGCATGAAAGAGAACCATTCCAGTGTTACATTATCCGTGGGGAACCCAGCATACAACACTAAG GATGAACAGTGGCGAGGCGAAGCACTGAGGGAGAGACTGAGGCAGCAGGAGGACCACTTGAAG GTTCAACTGCGCAGACGCATGTTCTCCCAGCAGGAAGCTCTGAGTCAGCGCAGACTGCAGACTGAAGGCAGCATTCAGGGTCTGCGCAGACACGTTGACAAACTGGACCAGCTCCTCAGCAACTCTTCCAAAGACTCATATTATTTGAGTGACTATGAAGCTCTGCCAAAACATCAGAAACAATACTCCACTGAGCCTCATTGA